The Campylobacter sp. MIT 12-8780 genome has a window encoding:
- a CDS encoding ArsC/Spx/MgsR family protein, with product MKVYGIKNCNSVKKGLNFLNEKNFEYAFLDIKKLDEKTLKSWLEKKSFSELINTAGTTAKKLGLNKEKLASSDEKTLFKLILENPSLIKRPVIEKDNQLFIGKEYELISK from the coding sequence ATGAAAGTATATGGGATCAAAAACTGCAATAGCGTTAAAAAGGGCTTAAATTTTTTAAACGAAAAAAACTTTGAGTATGCGTTTTTAGATATCAAAAAGCTTGATGAAAAGACTTTAAAATCGTGGCTTGAAAAGAAAAGTTTTAGCGAGCTTATCAACACAGCTGGCACCACTGCAAAAAAGCTAGGACTAAATAAAGAAAAGCTTGCAAGTAGTGATGAAAAAACGCTTTTTAAACTCATTCTTGAAAATCCTAGCCTCATCAAACGCCCAGTGATTGAAAAAGACAATCAACTTTTTATCGGCAAAGAATACGAGCTTATAAGCAAATAG
- a CDS encoding major outer membrane protein, with amino-acid sequence MSKKITLSLAGFVALSSFASLNAVSLEDAIKNVDFTGTLRYRYDTFREKGAAEQTDSQLHKMRAQLGAAANIGDGLKVVGMLDYNYDGAADDGGYGAGSSTKTNQPFYLREAYLQYDAADYGTSIMLGRQSLNTIWTDNDIDGSVGMVGKIINQSLEGVTLAAFAVDSVNNDGDFVGAGSRPEWSQGDGTRPTRPGITTTVVDQNDDPTGEIITGKYDDLKDAIFSNNIYGAAAIIDYSEQAGVTGQLWVGYVPNRTTLVAVDAGYTLAITDQLNWGLQAQYLGNISDDYLKNHGVESGSLYTIAGTLEGYGFDGTLGYTAYGRDDSITFNVLEDMGDIITAGEEIQNTDGSSLHGSLGKNQFVFASAGYTFNDIVRIGADYVYGSTKIWENIQDRSAAGKKQEIVGRVDYNYSEKLVFSGFYSYITQKSDYLSNRGYDDPKQNNIRFQAEYKF; translated from the coding sequence ATGAGTAAAAAGATCACACTCTCACTTGCAGGATTTGTAGCATTAAGCTCTTTTGCAAGTTTAAATGCTGTCTCTTTGGAAGATGCGATTAAAAATGTTGATTTTACAGGAACTTTAAGATATCGTTATGATACTTTTAGAGAAAAAGGTGCAGCAGAGCAAACTGATAGCCAACTTCATAAAATGAGAGCACAGCTTGGTGCAGCTGCAAATATAGGCGATGGCTTAAAAGTCGTTGGTATGCTTGATTATAATTACGATGGTGCTGCAGATGATGGTGGCTATGGTGCTGGCTCAAGCACAAAGACAAATCAGCCTTTTTATCTAAGAGAAGCATATTTGCAGTATGACGCTGCTGATTATGGCACAAGCATAATGCTCGGTCGTCAGTCTTTAAATACGATTTGGACAGACAATGATATAGATGGCTCAGTAGGTATGGTCGGTAAAATCATCAACCAAAGCTTAGAAGGCGTTACACTTGCTGCATTTGCTGTGGATAGTGTTAATAATGATGGGGATTTTGTAGGTGCTGGTTCTCGTCCTGAATGGTCTCAAGGCGATGGAACTCGTCCTACTCGTCCGGGCATAACAACTACTGTAGTAGATCAAAATGATGATCCAACCGGCGAAATCATTACCGGAAAGTATGACGATCTTAAAGACGCTATATTCTCAAATAATATTTATGGTGCGGCTGCTATTATCGACTATAGCGAACAAGCTGGTGTTACAGGACAACTTTGGGTAGGTTATGTGCCAAATAGAACTACGCTTGTTGCTGTTGATGCTGGATATACTTTAGCGATTACCGATCAGTTAAATTGGGGCTTGCAAGCTCAATATCTTGGCAATATCTCAGATGATTATCTTAAAAATCACGGCGTTGAGTCTGGCTCACTTTATACTATAGCAGGCACACTTGAAGGCTATGGTTTTGATGGCACTTTAGGCTATACTGCGTATGGTAGAGATGATTCTATCACTTTCAATGTGCTTGAAGATATGGGTGATATTATCACAGCTGGAGAGGAAATTCAAAATACCGATGGCTCAAGCTTGCACGGCTCTTTAGGTAAAAATCAATTTGTTTTTGCAAGCGCTGGTTATACCTTTAATGATATCGTGCGTATAGGCGCTGATTATGTTTATGGTAGCACAAAAATTTGGGAAAACATACAAGATAGAAGCGCAGCAGGTAAGAAACAAGAAATCGTAGGTAGAGTGGATTATAACTACAGCGAAAAACTTGTTTTTTCAGGTTTTTACTCTTATATAACCCAAAAGTCTGATTATCTTTCTAATAGAGGGTATGATGATCCAAAACAAAACAATATCCGCTTTCAAGCCGAGTATAAATTCTAA
- a CDS encoding phosphoethanolamine transferase, giving the protein MFYHDTRFAKSFILLFVLNSFFITLAQIYNLPKLFDMYWFYSFFYRESMLFCTYFLAFCLIYFIKIQWFQKLFLACVITLSVLFFLINLFMLYHFEVTLNDYLVSVALQSDPRESKEFFITYFDLKFCLLAFLFCVLFYLVYKYARALKQGGGSRVILLVFVLLLLFVTAAHIFKFRPHYERASDVIYNTAVAVNGSLKKILSSMKEYEKISHDYDAFIKDLNYTQASKEDQIQNLVLIIGESAQRNLMQIYGYKLKNTPNLSKLKDEKPKNLLVFDDVISSRATTYESLSQVLSFANQENSNKEWFEYLNLIDAMRLGGYKNVNISNQEKFSIFDKASTTIFGRSDEVHWASLSSYFENSKPDEKILPLIDKVLAKQYKPLFLSVHIMGNHAIYYNRYPKEFAIFSEKDIQSKFGKKTRAEYANAVLYTDFVLSEVIKKFQDTDSLIIYISDHGEDVYDSGEEYQLHNDVKINRFMVEVPFIIYASDTFQAKHPKAYEKIVKAQNRPFMLDDLVHAIIDIAGFNIDGFEAKRSLFADDPSFLENRARRVGKSAQKDYDKELKNQLFNTK; this is encoded by the coding sequence ATGTTTTATCATGATACGCGTTTTGCAAAAAGCTTTATTTTGCTTTTTGTGTTAAACTCTTTTTTTATCACACTGGCACAAATTTATAATCTTCCTAAACTTTTTGATATGTATTGGTTTTACTCGTTTTTTTACCGCGAAAGTATGCTTTTTTGCACATATTTTTTAGCTTTTTGTTTGATTTATTTTATCAAGATACAATGGTTTCAAAAGCTCTTTTTAGCCTGTGTTATAACCTTAAGCGTGTTATTTTTTCTTATCAATCTTTTTATGCTGTATCATTTTGAAGTAACTTTAAATGATTATCTTGTGAGCGTAGCGTTGCAAAGTGATCCAAGAGAGAGTAAAGAATTTTTCATCACTTATTTTGACTTGAAATTCTGCCTTTTAGCGTTTTTATTTTGCGTGCTTTTTTACCTTGTGTATAAGTATGCAAGGGCTTTAAAACAGGGGGGGGGGAGTCGCGTTATTTTGCTTGTGTTTGTTTTGCTTTTGCTTTTTGTTACCGCAGCTCATATTTTTAAATTTCGCCCACATTATGAAAGGGCTTCTGATGTGATATACAACACCGCAGTTGCTGTAAATGGAAGCTTGAAAAAGATTCTTTCTTCGATGAAAGAATACGAAAAAATCTCGCATGATTATGATGCGTTTATTAAAGATTTAAACTACACTCAAGCAAGCAAAGAAGATCAAATTCAAAACCTTGTTTTAATCATCGGTGAATCCGCACAAAGAAATCTAATGCAAATTTATGGTTATAAGCTTAAAAATACTCCAAATTTAAGCAAGCTTAAAGATGAAAAACCTAAGAATTTGCTTGTATTTGATGATGTTATCTCTTCAAGAGCTACGACTTATGAGTCTCTTTCGCAAGTTTTAAGCTTTGCAAATCAAGAAAATAGTAACAAAGAATGGTTTGAATACCTTAATCTTATCGATGCGATGAGACTTGGAGGCTATAAAAATGTAAATATTTCCAATCAAGAAAAATTCAGTATCTTTGATAAGGCTTCAACGACGATTTTTGGGCGAAGTGATGAGGTTCATTGGGCGAGTTTAAGCTCGTATTTTGAAAACTCAAAACCTGATGAGAAAATTTTACCCCTTATTGATAAAGTCTTAGCCAAACAATACAAACCCTTGTTTTTAAGCGTGCATATCATGGGAAATCACGCCATATACTATAACCGCTATCCAAAAGAATTTGCCATTTTTAGCGAAAAAGATATACAAAGTAAATTTGGCAAGAAAACAAGGGCAGAGTATGCAAATGCTGTGCTTTATACAGATTTTGTATTAAGCGAAGTGATTAAGAAATTTCAAGATACAGATAGCCTTATCATCTATATCAGCGATCATGGTGAAGATGTGTATGATAGCGGTGAAGAATACCAGCTTCACAACGATGTAAAGATAAATCGCTTTATGGTGGAAGTGCCTTTTATCATCTATGCAAGCGATACTTTTCAAGCAAAACACCCAAAAGCTTATGAAAAGATAGTTAAGGCTCAAAATCGCCCTTTTATGCTTGATGATCTTGTCCATGCTATCATTGATATAGCTGGCTTTAATATAGACGGCTTTGAAGCAAAGCGAAGTCTTTTTGCCGATGATCCTAGTTTTTTAGAAAATAGGGCAAGAAGAGTAGGTAAAAGCGCTCAAAAAGATTATGATAAAGAGCTGAAAAATCAGCTTTTTAATACCAAATAA
- the radA gene encoding DNA repair protein RadA, whose protein sequence is MAKNKSVIFECQHCGNQQSKWLGKCPDCGSWDSFIELKAEQIAVLKEIATLGSASNEAVCIEEVKIETLKRISTDDHELDLVLGGGLVQGSLVLIGGSPGVGKSTLLLKIASNLAKKGTKVLYVSGEESKTQIKLRANRLEANAKELFLLTELCLEDIIAQIHKGGYEVLIIDSIQTLYSNKITSAAGSLTQVREITFELMRLSKAHNISTFIIGHITKDGAIAGPRVLEHMVDVVLYFEGDSTREIRLLRGFKNRFGNTSEVGIFEMSARGLISAKDIASRFFVRGKATSGSALGVIMEGSRALIIEVQALVCESSYPKRSTTGYEKNRLDMLLALLERKLEIPLGHYDVFINISGGVKVNETAADLAVVAAIISSFRNRPLSKDSVFIGELSLNGEIREVFSLDTRLKEASMQHFKNAIVPIKALEKIDIKCFVAKELSQVLEWM, encoded by the coding sequence ATGGCAAAAAACAAAAGTGTGATTTTTGAATGTCAGCATTGTGGTAACCAGCAAAGCAAATGGCTTGGAAAATGTCCTGATTGTGGCTCTTGGGATAGTTTTATCGAGCTTAAAGCCGAACAAATCGCTGTTTTAAAAGAAATCGCGACTCTAGGCTCTGCATCAAATGAAGCAGTGTGTATAGAAGAAGTGAAGATAGAGACTTTAAAGCGAATCAGCACTGATGATCATGAGCTTGATTTGGTGCTTGGCGGGGGTTTGGTGCAAGGTTCTTTAGTGCTTATCGGCGGAAGTCCGGGCGTAGGCAAATCCACGCTTTTGCTTAAAATCGCTTCAAATTTAGCCAAAAAAGGCACAAAAGTGCTTTATGTAAGCGGCGAAGAGAGTAAAACGCAGATCAAATTAAGAGCCAATCGCCTTGAAGCAAATGCTAAGGAGCTGTTTTTACTCACTGAACTTTGTCTTGAAGATATCATCGCTCAAATCCACAAAGGTGGATATGAAGTCCTCATTATCGATTCTATTCAAACTTTGTATTCAAACAAGATCACTTCAGCAGCTGGTAGCTTAACACAAGTAAGAGAGATCACTTTTGAGCTGATGAGGCTTTCAAAAGCTCATAATATCAGCACTTTTATCATAGGACACATCACAAAAGACGGAGCCATAGCTGGTCCTAGAGTGCTTGAACATATGGTTGATGTGGTGCTTTATTTTGAGGGCGATTCTACGCGTGAAATTAGGCTTTTAAGAGGCTTTAAAAACCGCTTTGGCAACACAAGTGAGGTGGGTATTTTTGAGATGAGTGCAAGGGGGCTTATCAGTGCTAAGGATATAGCAAGTCGTTTTTTTGTGCGTGGAAAAGCCACAAGTGGCAGTGCTTTAGGCGTCATTATGGAGGGCTCTAGAGCTTTGATTATCGAAGTGCAAGCTTTAGTATGTGAAAGCTCCTATCCTAAACGAAGCACTACAGGCTATGAAAAAAACCGCCTTGATATGCTCTTAGCCTTACTTGAGCGGAAGCTTGAAATTCCTCTAGGGCATTATGATGTGTTTATCAATATCAGCGGAGGCGTAAAAGTCAATGAAACAGCGGCTGATTTAGCTGTGGTTGCAGCTATCATCTCAAGCTTTAGAAATCGCCCCTTAAGCAAAGATAGCGTCTTTATCGGTGAGCTGAGTTTAAATGGAGAGATAAGAGAAGTTTTTAGCCTTGATACGAGGTTAAAAGAAGCGAGTATGCAACATTTTAAAAATGCTATAGTGCCGATTAAAGCTCTTGAAAAAATCGATATAAAATGCTTTGTCGCTAAAGAGCTTAGTCAAGTTTTAGAATGGATGTAA
- a CDS encoding major outer membrane protein, translated as MKLVKLSLAAAIAAGSFSALNAVSLEDAIKNVDFTGQLRYRYDTAAWDEFDRNAQSTMNGDNARQTHRFRARLAAKADIGDGFKVFGQVQYGQDNNGGYGAGNTTATGETFKLRQAYLQYDLADYGTSFIWGKQELGTIWTDDMVGMAAKALYTGIDGLTLAAFAVDSFEADGERAFQRPTTNVDAVGSNAADFIFRQNFYGAAAIGAYDLGGSTLDTQLWLGYLNKRAFFYALDVVYGLPIDQDLSWTLQVNYLGNSLDSTVKDKFGSDSVANGNFVNLRGTIKGYGFDGTLGGVMYGKKGKTTINMIEDRSYKVLPAGKEIFYMQGSNLTDSFGQNTFGYVTAGYTLPSDLRLGVQFIYGATTADAGTAQTSAGAGGGDKMEAVAEVSYNYTKNLDFLLYYSYLDVKAKAEAGVADDYDTKKNSVRFQAIYKF; from the coding sequence ATGAAATTAGTAAAGTTAAGTTTAGCAGCTGCTATCGCTGCAGGTTCGTTTTCAGCACTTAACGCTGTTTCTTTAGAAGATGCGATTAAGAATGTTGATTTTACAGGTCAATTAAGATACCGCTATGATACAGCTGCTTGGGATGAGTTTGATAGAAACGCTCAAAGTACAATGAATGGCGACAATGCAAGACAAACTCATAGATTCCGTGCAAGATTAGCTGCAAAAGCTGATATTGGCGATGGCTTCAAAGTATTTGGACAAGTTCAATACGGACAAGACAATAATGGTGGTTATGGAGCAGGTAATACAACTGCAACCGGCGAGACTTTTAAACTTCGTCAAGCATATTTGCAATATGACTTAGCCGATTATGGCACTAGCTTCATCTGGGGTAAGCAAGAACTTGGCACCATTTGGACTGATGATATGGTAGGAATGGCTGCTAAAGCTCTTTATACTGGCATAGATGGCTTAACTTTAGCTGCTTTTGCTGTAGATAGTTTTGAAGCAGATGGAGAAAGAGCTTTCCAAAGACCTACAACTAATGTTGATGCTGTTGGTAGCAATGCAGCAGATTTCATCTTTAGACAAAATTTCTATGGTGCAGCTGCTATAGGTGCGTATGATTTGGGTGGTTCTACTCTTGATACTCAACTTTGGTTAGGTTATTTGAATAAAAGAGCATTCTTCTACGCTCTTGATGTAGTGTATGGCTTACCTATCGATCAAGACTTAAGCTGGACTCTTCAAGTCAATTACTTAGGTAACTCTTTGGATTCTACTGTAAAAGATAAATTTGGTAGCGATAGTGTAGCTAATGGTAACTTTGTAAATCTTAGAGGAACAATCAAAGGTTATGGCTTTGATGGCACACTTGGTGGGGTAATGTATGGTAAAAAAGGTAAAACTACTATTAACATGATCGAAGATAGAAGCTATAAAGTGCTTCCAGCTGGTAAGGAAATCTTCTATATGCAAGGTTCTAACCTTACAGATAGCTTCGGACAAAATACCTTTGGTTATGTAACTGCTGGTTATACTCTTCCATCTGATCTAAGACTTGGCGTTCAATTTATCTATGGTGCAACTACTGCTGATGCAGGCACTGCTCAAACTTCTGCTGGTGCAGGTGGCGGCGATAAAATGGAAGCTGTAGCAGAAGTAAGCTACAACTATACTAAAAACCTTGACTTCTTGCTTTACTATTCTTATCTTGATGTAAAAGCTAAAGCAGAAGCTGGCGTTGCAGATGATTATGACACTAAAAAGAATTCAGTTCGTTTCCAAGCGATCTACAAATTCTAA
- a CDS encoding major outer membrane protein, whose translation MSKKIMLSLVGCMALSSFTSLGAISLEDAIKNVDFTGQLRYRYDTGAWDGANRGAQSAVQGQNAKQTHRFRARIGAKADIGDGFKVFGQTEYGNDANGGYGAGNKAQTDSPFKLRQAYLQYDLADYGTSFIWGRQELGTIWTTDMVGMAAKALYTGIDGLTLAAFAVDSFDRDPDRAFKDLDDYTSDATTADSPGDFVFRQNLYGVAAIGAYDLGGASLDTQLWLAYLNKRATFYALDIKYGLPIDQDLSWTLQVNYLGNSVDSALKDRVERMQHKVANGNFVQLNGMIKGYGFDGTLGGLMYGKKGEFSVNFIEDYSSAILPAGKEIFYMKGSNITNSFGQSTFGYAKVGYTLPSDLRLGVQFIYGATAADTGNATTSASLGGGDKMEAVAEVNYNYNKNLNFLLWYSYLDTKADLPANAQADYDSKKNTVRFQALYKF comes from the coding sequence ATGAGTAAAAAAATTATGTTAAGCCTTGTAGGCTGTATGGCGTTAAGTTCTTTTACGAGCTTGGGTGCGATCTCTTTAGAAGATGCGATTAAAAATGTGGATTTTACAGGTCAGTTAAGATACCGCTATGACACAGGTGCTTGGGATGGGGCTAATAGAGGCGCTCAAAGTGCTGTGCAAGGTCAAAATGCAAAACAAACCCATAGATTTCGTGCAAGAATAGGTGCAAAAGCTGATATTGGCGATGGCTTCAAAGTATTTGGACAAACTGAATACGGCAACGACGCAAATGGCGGTTATGGGGCAGGCAACAAAGCCCAAACAGACAGCCCTTTTAAACTTCGTCAAGCATATTTGCAATATGACTTAGCTGATTATGGCACTAGCTTCATCTGGGGTAGGCAAGAACTTGGCACCATTTGGACTACAGATATGGTAGGAATGGCTGCAAAAGCTCTTTATACTGGTATTGATGGCTTAACTTTAGCTGCTTTTGCTGTAGATAGCTTTGATAGGGATCCTGATAGAGCGTTTAAAGACTTAGATGATTATACAAGTGATGCTACTACAGCTGATTCTCCTGGCGACTTTGTTTTTAGACAAAACCTCTATGGTGTGGCAGCTATTGGTGCGTATGATTTGGGCGGTGCAAGCCTTGATACTCAACTTTGGTTAGCCTATCTTAACAAAAGAGCGACTTTTTATGCCCTTGATATAAAATACGGCTTACCTATCGATCAAGACTTAAGCTGGACTCTGCAAGTAAATTACTTAGGAAACTCTGTTGATTCTGCTTTAAAAGATAGAGTTGAGAGAATGCAACATAAAGTCGCAAATGGAAATTTTGTCCAACTTAACGGAATGATTAAAGGTTATGGCTTTGATGGCACACTTGGTGGCTTGATGTATGGTAAAAAAGGCGAGTTTAGTGTAAATTTCATCGAAGATTACAGCAGTGCTATTTTACCAGCTGGTAAAGAAATTTTCTATATGAAAGGCTCTAATATCACAAATAGCTTTGGACAAAGCACTTTTGGGTATGCAAAGGTTGGTTATACTCTTCCATCTGATCTTAGACTTGGCGTTCAATTTATCTATGGTGCAACTGCTGCTGATACTGGCAATGCCACAACTTCTGCTAGTCTAGGTGGGGGCGATAAAATGGAAGCTGTCGCGGAAGTAAATTATAATTACAACAAAAACCTTAACTTCTTGCTTTGGTATTCATATCTTGATACAAAGGCTGATTTGCCAGCTAATGCACAAGCTGATTATGATTCTAAAAAGAACACTGTGCGTTTCCAAGCACTTTATAAATTCTAA
- a CDS encoding F0F1 ATP synthase subunit A yields the protein MKDLFLFSALLDPSHTFSYFFHLALVAVISVLLARFATRSMQLVPRGTQNLAEAYLEGILSMGRDTMGSEKAARKYLPLVATIGFIVFFSNIIGIIPGFHAPSASLNLTATLAIVVFVYYHFEGIRTQGFLKYFAHFMGPVPAIAPLMFPIEIVSHFSRIISLSFRLFGNIKGDDLFLMVILALVPYIAPLPAYVLLTFMAFLQAFIFMILTYVYLAGATVVEEGH from the coding sequence ATGAAAGATTTGTTTTTGTTTAGCGCTTTGCTTGATCCAAGTCACACCTTTTCGTATTTCTTTCACCTTGCCTTAGTAGCCGTGATTTCAGTGCTTTTGGCAAGATTTGCAACTCGTTCTATGCAACTTGTGCCTCGTGGGACGCAAAACCTAGCTGAAGCATATCTAGAGGGCATTTTAAGCATGGGACGTGATACTATGGGAAGCGAAAAGGCAGCCCGCAAATACCTTCCACTTGTAGCCACTATCGGTTTTATCGTATTTTTTAGCAATATCATCGGCATAATACCAGGCTTTCACGCACCATCAGCCAGTCTTAACCTTACAGCGACTTTGGCTATAGTTGTTTTTGTGTATTATCATTTTGAAGGTATTCGCACTCAAGGCTTTTTGAAGTATTTTGCACACTTTATGGGTCCTGTGCCAGCAATCGCTCCTTTAATGTTTCCTATAGAGATAGTATCGCATTTTTCTCGTATTATTTCGTTATCTTTTCGTCTTTTTGGTAATATCAAAGGTGATGATTTGTTTTTGATGGTTATACTTGCTCTTGTACCTTATATTGCACCACTTCCAGCGTATGTTTTGCTTACTTTTATGGCGTTTTTGCAAGCCTTTATTTTTATGATCTTAACTTATGTATATCTAGCTGGTGCAACCGTGGTTGAGGAAGGTCATTGA
- a CDS encoding class II 3-deoxy-7-phosphoheptulonate synthase: MTWTKNSWKNYPIKQQPTYSDEKELNEVLARLEKLPPLIFAGEVRNLKAKLEKVALKEAFLLQGGDCAESFANFGAVNIRDMFKLLLQMAIVLTFAGGCPIVKIARLAGQFAKPRSADFEELDGVKLPSYRGDIINGFDFSKEAREPDPKRMIEAYYQSATTLNLLRAFAKGGLADLHEVHRWNLGFLKKAELGSKYDELSEKITQALEFMQACGITAANSPSLRETSVYTSHEALLLPYEEALTRVDSLSGEIYDCSAHMLWIGERTRGLDEAHIHFLSGVKNPLGVKIGPSAKADDIKAIAQALNPKNEAGRLNIIIRMGADKIASNLPHIFKELSKEGLNIVYSIDPMHGNTTKAGNFKTREFDKIMQEVKMFFEISMSEGIYPGGVHLEMTGQDVTECTGGASNVTAESLQNRYETQCDPRLNADQALELAFLIADLVKKARKA, translated from the coding sequence ATGACTTGGACAAAAAATTCATGGAAAAATTATCCCATTAAACAACAGCCCACTTATAGCGATGAAAAGGAGCTCAACGAGGTTTTAGCACGTCTTGAAAAACTACCTCCACTTATCTTTGCTGGCGAAGTTCGCAACTTAAAAGCTAAGCTTGAAAAAGTCGCTTTAAAAGAAGCTTTTTTGCTTCAAGGTGGCGATTGTGCAGAAAGCTTTGCAAACTTTGGAGCTGTAAATATCCGCGATATGTTTAAACTTCTCTTGCAAATGGCGATCGTGCTTACCTTTGCTGGAGGCTGTCCTATAGTGAAAATCGCGCGTCTTGCTGGGCAGTTTGCAAAGCCTAGAAGTGCGGACTTTGAAGAGCTTGATGGTGTAAAATTACCAAGCTATAGAGGCGATATTATCAATGGTTTTGACTTTAGCAAAGAAGCAAGAGAGCCTGATCCTAAACGTATGATAGAAGCGTATTATCAAAGTGCGACGACTTTAAATTTACTTCGTGCATTTGCTAAAGGTGGTTTGGCTGATTTGCATGAAGTGCATCGCTGGAATTTAGGCTTTTTGAAAAAGGCTGAACTTGGAAGCAAGTATGATGAGTTGAGTGAAAAGATCACCCAAGCGCTTGAATTTATGCAAGCTTGTGGGATTACTGCTGCAAATTCGCCAAGCCTAAGAGAAACTTCAGTTTATACTTCTCACGAAGCCTTGCTTTTGCCTTATGAAGAAGCTTTGACAAGGGTTGATAGCTTAAGTGGTGAAATTTACGATTGTTCAGCTCATATGCTTTGGATAGGAGAGCGAACGCGTGGGCTTGATGAGGCGCATATTCATTTTTTAAGCGGAGTGAAAAATCCTTTAGGTGTAAAGATAGGACCAAGTGCAAAAGCCGATGATATCAAGGCTATAGCACAGGCATTAAATCCTAAAAATGAAGCTGGAAGGCTTAATATCATCATTAGAATGGGCGCAGATAAAATCGCCTCAAATTTACCTCATATCTTTAAAGAACTGAGCAAAGAAGGCTTAAATATCGTTTATAGCATAGATCCAATGCACGGCAACACCACAAAAGCTGGGAATTTCAAAACACGAGAATTTGATAAGATTATGCAAGAAGTAAAAATGTTTTTTGAAATTTCAATGAGCGAGGGTATCTACCCAGGCGGCGTTCATCTTGAGATGACTGGACAAGATGTAACCGAATGCACCGGTGGGGCAAGCAATGTAACCGCAGAAAGCCTGCAAAATCGCTACGAAACACAATGCGATCCGCGTTTAAATGCCGATCAAGCCCTTGAGCTTGCCTTTTTAATCGCTGATTTGGTTAAAAAAGCAAGAAAAGCCTAA
- a CDS encoding Rid family detoxifying hydrolase: MQTYPKAVGAYSAFRKVGDLIFISGQLGLDPQTNELVKGGVGEQTKQALNNIKAILKENGLEISQVVKTMVLLSDISDFAIMNEVYEKEFQAPFPARSAFAVKDLPKGAKVEIEAIAYKA; the protein is encoded by the coding sequence ATGCAAACTTATCCAAAAGCAGTAGGTGCTTATTCTGCGTTTAGAAAAGTGGGGGATTTGATCTTTATATCAGGACAACTTGGGCTTGATCCACAAACAAATGAGCTTGTCAAAGGCGGTGTTGGCGAGCAAACAAAGCAAGCTTTAAATAATATAAAAGCGATTTTAAAAGAAAATGGCTTAGAAATAAGTCAAGTTGTAAAAACTATGGTGCTTTTAAGTGATATAAGTGATTTTGCGATAATGAATGAGGTGTATGAAAAAGAGTTTCAAGCTCCATTTCCGGCTCGATCAGCCTTTGCGGTAAAGGATTTGCCAAAAGGAGCAAAGGTAGAGATCGAAGCTATCGCGTATAAAGCGTAG